The genomic stretch ACTGGGGTTAACATCGTCCACCACGAGGTTGGAAGAGGGGTATTGGACTATGGTTGCATCATACGACAGAGGGCAGGTGATGCAAGTTTTTGGTGGTGAATATAACGCCGGTGGGCTCCTGTTGATCAGAGGTAATGAAATCAGTTGGGTCTGATTATAATTTCCTCCTGAAGTGTGGGGGAATAGTCGTTGACTCTGGGGCAGATGAATGTGACTGCAGCAGATTTTTGCAACTGGCGCATTTTGCTGCACTCTGCTACGGTGCCTTTATTGGTCTCGTAAATAAACCGTTTGTGTGTGGAGAGAACACATGCCCACAGCCAGGCTGCCTGAAAATATCCCCTTGGAATCCGTGCTGAATTCGGTGGCGGAAGGGATTTTCACTGTGGACCTGGACTGGAACATTACTTTTTTCAATCAGGCCGCTGCAGACATAACGGGCATTGCCGCGTCCGAGGCGGTTGGGCAGAAATGCTGGGAGGTCTTTGCCTCCAATGTCTGCGACGGTGGATGCCCCATGCGTCCCTGCCTTGAAGATGACCACCCCATGGTCTCCAAGTCCGGTTTTCTCCTTCGTATGGACGGCGAGAAGATTCCCATTGGTATTTCCTCAGCGCCCCTGAAAGATAACGACGGCAATGTCGTTGGCGGTGTTGAATCCTTTCGCGACCTGACATCCATCCACGAACTGATGCAGAAGGTGGAGGAGCGGTATTCCGTGGAGGACATCCGCACCAATAACGCGCATATGATCAGAACGCTCCAGATTCTTCCGCCCATTGCCCAGTCCACTTCCACTGTCCTGCTTCTTGGTGAATCCGGTACCGGTAAGGAACTGTTCGCCCGGGCCATTCACAATCTTTCCCTGCGAAAAAACGAACCGTTTGTGGCCGTGAACTGCGGCGCACTCCCCGGTAATCTGCTGGAGTCCGAATTGTTCGGGTACAAGGCCGGAGCATTTACCGACGCCCGCAAGGATAAACCGGGGCGTCTGGAATTGGCCCAGGGTGGTACGCTTTTCCTTGATGAAGTGGGTGATATGCCCATGCCCTTGCAGGTCAAGCTGCTTCGTGTCTTGCAGGAGCGGGTCTATGAGCCGCTGGGCAGCGTGAAGTCCATGAGTGCGGATGTTAGATTTGTTGCGGCAACCAACCGTGACCTTGAGGAGATGGTG from Pseudodesulfovibrio profundus encodes the following:
- a CDS encoding sigma-54 interaction domain-containing protein; this translates as MPTARLPENIPLESVLNSVAEGIFTVDLDWNITFFNQAAADITGIAASEAVGQKCWEVFASNVCDGGCPMRPCLEDDHPMVSKSGFLLRMDGEKIPIGISSAPLKDNDGNVVGGVESFRDLTSIHELMQKVEERYSVEDIRTNNAHMIRTLQILPPIAQSTSTVLLLGESGTGKELFARAIHNLSLRKNEPFVAVNCGALPGNLLESELFGYKAGAFTDARKDKPGRLELAQGGTLFLDEVGDMPMPLQVKLLRVLQERVYEPLGSVKSMSADVRFVAATNRDLEEMVRNGEFRQDLFFRLNVVRMDIPPLRQRTEDIPLLINHFIRQQNSLKGKSIQTVSEAVHQILLGHDYPGNVRELENVIEYAFILCSGEMIEIDHLPEYLKPTPEDGGTCAPCLGNSKAVMEDHKYQAVLAALEQHNGNKSAAARALGISRDTVRRILKRQAAK